One window of Chamaesiphon minutus PCC 6605 genomic DNA carries:
- a CDS encoding AraC family transcriptional regulator translates to MSRQQFLTKKYWSGMEIELLPAVSTALAEQRTTRSSAQISMSDLEPEHLHLASSFESGWEGVNLILEREPRGEMPAATMNFHFLTIALDNFSCSYKTANGWQSVDYQAGDVAIIPQTELFPHVYIESEVLLLELFLHPAQTKTLAPGKQLVPQIQVRDPLIVQMGLALYREWQCSGAEGRLYADSISIALSAHLAQNYSTAKLASVGGILSPRDTDRIKDYIEAYLGEELTVARLSRVVDLSVHHFATVFRRTFGITPHQYILKQRIARSQILLKTTSQPIVAIAHRVGFQTQSHFTRIFHQHTHCTPKQYRDRI, encoded by the coding sequence TTGAGTCGTCAGCAGTTCTTAACCAAGAAGTATTGGAGCGGGATGGAGATCGAGCTTTTACCTGCCGTGTCAACCGCTCTGGCGGAGCAGCGTACCACCCGATCTTCAGCGCAAATATCTATGTCCGATCTCGAACCCGAACACCTCCACCTAGCAAGTAGTTTTGAATCCGGCTGGGAAGGGGTGAATTTAATTTTAGAGCGGGAACCGCGCGGGGAAATGCCCGCAGCAACGATGAATTTTCATTTTCTAACGATCGCGCTCGACAACTTTAGCTGTAGCTACAAAACAGCCAACGGTTGGCAATCAGTGGACTATCAAGCAGGCGATGTCGCCATCATCCCTCAGACAGAGCTATTTCCACACGTCTACATCGAGTCCGAAGTATTACTCTTAGAACTATTTCTGCATCCAGCACAGACTAAGACTCTAGCTCCTGGCAAACAATTGGTACCGCAGATCCAGGTGCGAGATCCGTTAATCGTCCAAATGGGATTGGCATTGTATCGAGAGTGGCAATGTAGCGGTGCAGAAGGCAGACTCTATGCCGATTCGATCTCAATTGCCTTGTCCGCACATCTAGCCCAAAACTACAGTACGGCGAAGCTCGCATCTGTCGGAGGTATATTATCGCCGCGCGATACCGATCGCATTAAAGATTATATCGAGGCTTATTTGGGTGAGGAGCTGACGGTAGCCCGATTGAGTCGAGTAGTCGATCTGAGCGTTCATCACTTTGCCACGGTATTTCGCCGCACGTTTGGAATCACACCGCATCAATACATCCTCAAACAGCGGATCGCCCGATCTCAAATCCTGTTAAAAACCACCTCTCAACCAATTGTCGCGATCGCCCATCGAGTCGGGTTTCAAACTCAAAGTCATTTTACCCGCATTTTTCATCAACACACCCATTGCACGCCCAAACAATATCGCGATCGCATCTAA
- a CDS encoding segregation/condensation protein A yields the protein MGIAMLIDLAQRGEIDPWDVKVIDAIDLHLSKLPLQANQTLAHKQANLSQSGQAFLWAAMLVLLKAQSLEQSQSQTEDFDFIEEDIEFEEIGTTGLPRNLERHIRRRLTSPPPQTRPVTLQDLILQLSQIADKIAEPTLRRRSIKSKAMSVKKATQTIVGLAHDENLTEMAALVAEFLVTYTSETDCWTLEDLVNIWSAKFPPAPGQEHGANHDRVGVFWALLLLSAQSKVELYQTDFYQTLTIRRLQEESVEMN from the coding sequence ATGGGAATTGCCATGCTCATCGATCTCGCCCAGCGCGGCGAAATCGATCCGTGGGATGTCAAAGTTATTGATGCGATCGATCTGCACCTGAGCAAACTGCCACTCCAAGCCAATCAAACTCTAGCGCACAAGCAAGCCAACCTTTCTCAATCCGGACAAGCCTTTCTGTGGGCGGCAATGCTAGTGTTACTCAAAGCCCAGAGTTTAGAACAAAGTCAATCTCAGACAGAAGATTTTGACTTTATCGAAGAAGATATCGAATTTGAAGAGATCGGGACTACAGGGCTACCGCGTAACTTGGAGCGACACATTCGGCGCAGACTGACCTCGCCCCCGCCCCAAACTCGTCCGGTAACGCTCCAAGATCTGATTCTGCAACTGAGCCAAATCGCTGATAAAATTGCCGAGCCAACATTGCGGCGTCGCTCGATCAAGAGCAAAGCGATGTCGGTGAAGAAAGCCACTCAAACCATCGTCGGACTGGCTCACGATGAGAATTTAACCGAAATGGCGGCACTTGTGGCCGAGTTTCTAGTCACATATACTAGTGAAACCGATTGTTGGACTCTTGAAGATCTAGTAAATATCTGGTCTGCAAAGTTTCCGCCCGCCCCCGGACAAGAACATGGAGCAAATCACGATCGAGTAGGTGTATTCTGGGCACTATTACTACTATCGGCCCAATCTAAGGTCGAACTCTATCAAACAGACTTTTATCAAACCCTGACCATCCGCAGACTGCAAGAAGAATCGGTAGAAATGAACTAG
- a CDS encoding TMEM165/GDT1 family protein, which yields MDWQLLALTFTTVFIAEIGDKSQLAAIALGGSTQHPRAVFFGSVVALLLASSIGVIAGGEMAAFLPTKLLKGLAALGFALLAVRLLWPDAE from the coding sequence ATGGATTGGCAATTACTAGCATTAACTTTCACGACGGTATTCATCGCGGAAATCGGTGACAAAAGCCAACTAGCCGCGATCGCGTTAGGTGGTAGCACTCAGCATCCTCGTGCTGTATTTTTTGGTTCGGTGGTGGCGTTATTATTGGCTAGCTCGATCGGTGTCATAGCAGGTGGCGAAATGGCGGCTTTTTTGCCGACTAAGTTACTCAAAGGCTTGGCTGCGCTCGGTTTTGCACTGCTGGCGGTGCGACTGTTATGGCCTGATGCGGAGTAG
- a CDS encoding ABC transporter permease — protein sequence MAVSKISLGSVKQLFAKRRDRLSTQLLALGLIITASFIAIAIFAPLLQAIGLLQDPQDLLGSPMPPYNPINQAPSAQHWFGTSREGYDVFSRTLFGTQAALQVVVLATLMSLLIGVPLGMVSGYLGGNLDRVLLFVMDTIYTLPGLLLSVTLAFIVGKGVFNAAIALSISYIPQYFRVVRNQTASLKTQMFVEAAQALGASTRHVLTKYLFANVVQSVPVLFTLNAADAILVLGGLGFLGLGLPDEVAEWGHDLKQALPALSTGIWWTTLFPGLALTLMVTGLSLLGEGLSELINPRDRQR from the coding sequence ATGGCTGTCAGTAAAATTTCGCTCGGATCTGTCAAACAACTCTTCGCCAAACGTCGAGATCGGCTCTCCACCCAATTGCTAGCATTAGGGCTAATTATTACAGCTAGCTTCATCGCGATCGCCATTTTCGCACCATTATTACAGGCAATCGGATTACTCCAAGATCCGCAAGATTTGTTGGGTTCGCCGATGCCACCATATAACCCCATCAATCAAGCTCCCTCAGCGCAACATTGGTTTGGAACGAGTCGGGAGGGCTACGACGTATTTTCGCGGACGCTGTTTGGGACTCAGGCGGCTCTACAAGTAGTAGTTTTGGCCACTTTGATGAGTTTGCTCATCGGCGTACCGTTAGGGATGGTCAGCGGCTATTTAGGCGGCAATCTCGATCGAGTTTTACTATTCGTGATGGATACGATTTACACGTTACCAGGGTTATTATTATCGGTAACATTGGCGTTTATCGTCGGCAAAGGTGTCTTTAATGCCGCGATCGCGTTGAGCATTTCCTATATTCCCCAATACTTTCGAGTCGTCCGCAATCAGACGGCGAGCCTAAAGACACAAATGTTTGTCGAAGCAGCGCAGGCTCTAGGCGCATCTACCCGCCACGTCCTGACAAAATATCTATTTGCCAACGTGGTGCAAAGCGTCCCCGTATTATTTACCCTCAATGCTGCCGATGCAATCCTCGTCTTGGGTGGTTTGGGTTTTCTAGGTTTGGGTTTGCCCGACGAAGTAGCTGAATGGGGACACGATCTCAAGCAAGCTTTACCCGCACTCTCGACGGGGATTTGGTGGACGACACTATTTCCAGGGTTGGCGTTGACGCTGATGGTGACTGGTTTATCGTTGTTGGGTGAGGGTTTGAGTGAGTTGATCAATCCGAGGGATAGACAAAGATAG
- a CDS encoding homoserine dehydrogenase, translating into MVKIGILGLGTVGTGTVQILRDPVGRHHLLQSIEIQRVGVKSIDKPRAVDLPSELVTTDLDSIVSDPDIDIIVELMGGIEPARSLMLKAIAHGKHIVTANKAVIAKFGDEIFTAANQAGVYVMLEAAVGGGIPVIQPLKQSLGVNRIQRITGIINGTTNYILTRMTVEGGEFADILADAQKLGYAEADPTADVDGLDAGDKIAILASLAFGGRIKRDDVYCEGIRKISATDIAYADKLNFVIKLLAIAERVESGGVSVRVHPTFVPKDRPLATVNGVYNAILVEGEPLGQVMLFGPGAGAGATASAVVSDILAIVGVMQTNSSHEDAVNSPNTSLHPLLSCSHSHYSEMAPLSSLRSSFYVRFLCIDVPGVIGKLGTCFGEHHVSIESIVQTGFQGDRAEIVVVTHEVSEGDFESALAEIRGLDSIASIPSIVRVL; encoded by the coding sequence GTGGTTAAAATTGGCATCTTAGGACTGGGAACTGTTGGTACGGGGACGGTTCAAATATTACGAGATCCCGTAGGTCGGCATCACTTACTCCAATCGATCGAGATTCAGCGGGTGGGCGTGAAATCGATCGATAAGCCGCGTGCGGTGGATCTGCCTTCGGAGCTGGTAACTACAGATCTCGACTCGATCGTGTCCGACCCCGATATCGATATTATCGTCGAGCTGATGGGTGGGATCGAACCCGCGCGGAGTTTGATGCTCAAAGCGATCGCACATGGCAAGCATATCGTCACTGCAAACAAAGCCGTCATTGCTAAATTTGGCGACGAAATCTTTACTGCGGCCAATCAAGCAGGCGTCTATGTGATGCTAGAAGCGGCTGTCGGCGGCGGAATTCCGGTGATTCAACCCTTGAAACAGTCTTTGGGTGTCAACCGGATTCAACGCATCACGGGAATTATCAATGGGACGACTAACTATATCCTGACGCGGATGACTGTCGAGGGTGGTGAATTTGCCGATATCCTCGCCGACGCCCAAAAACTTGGCTACGCTGAGGCAGATCCGACCGCTGATGTCGATGGATTGGATGCGGGGGATAAAATTGCAATTTTGGCATCGCTGGCGTTTGGGGGCAGAATCAAGCGCGATGATGTGTACTGCGAGGGCATTAGGAAAATTAGCGCGACGGATATTGCCTATGCTGACAAGCTCAATTTTGTCATTAAATTACTAGCGATCGCCGAACGTGTCGAAAGTGGCGGGGTATCCGTGCGGGTACATCCGACATTCGTACCTAAAGATCGACCTCTAGCGACGGTAAATGGCGTCTACAACGCGATTTTAGTCGAGGGCGAACCCTTGGGACAAGTGATGTTATTCGGCCCTGGTGCGGGTGCTGGCGCGACTGCTTCAGCGGTTGTTTCGGATATTCTGGCGATCGTGGGTGTGATGCAAACTAATTCCAGTCACGAAGATGCTGTAAATTCACCCAATACATCGCTCCATCCCTTGTTAAGCTGTAGCCATAGCCACTATAGCGAGATGGCTCCATTATCGAGCTTGCGGAGTAGTTTCTATGTTAGATTTCTGTGTATCGACGTCCCCGGCGTCATCGGCAAACTCGGAACTTGCTTTGGCGAACATCATGTTAGTATCGAATCGATCGTCCAAACTGGTTTCCAAGGAGATCGCGCCGAAATCGTCGTAGTCACTCACGAAGTCTCTGAAGGTGACTTTGAATCTGCACTAGCGGAAATTCGCGGTTTAGATTCGATCGCGAGTATTCCTAGTATTGTTAGAGTACTTTAG
- a CDS encoding Ferric reductase like transmembrane component, with the protein MKGWPIVMTVTIALGVAVVAILSSMGLTETSTLILVRLTARSSCLLFLLAFIAAPLRRLWQSPLSLWMVQNRRFLGLSMAVSHTYHAIAFSTLQLAIRQQAFSANPLAILGYAFLLAMTITSFSATAKVIGRRAWRVLHTAGMYYFWLIFAVEFGRRARLEWGYLFLTLLVSIAMLVRIFGTRRTQVQPI; encoded by the coding sequence ATGAAAGGATGGCCAATAGTAATGACAGTCACGATCGCGCTCGGAGTTGCTGTGGTAGCGATTTTGAGCAGCATGGGGTTGACAGAAACATCTACACTCATTCTGGTGCGACTGACAGCGAGATCTTCTTGTCTGCTATTTTTGCTCGCCTTTATTGCGGCACCACTGCGACGGTTATGGCAATCGCCCCTGTCGCTATGGATGGTGCAAAATCGCCGCTTCCTGGGCTTGTCGATGGCAGTATCCCACACATATCATGCGATCGCTTTTTCCACATTGCAGCTAGCCATTCGCCAACAAGCCTTCAGTGCCAATCCCTTGGCAATTTTAGGCTACGCCTTTTTACTCGCGATGACAATTACCTCGTTCTCTGCAACAGCTAAAGTGATTGGGCGGCGTGCTTGGCGGGTACTGCATACGGCGGGAATGTACTATTTTTGGCTGATATTTGCCGTCGAATTTGGCAGACGAGCGCGGCTGGAATGGGGATATTTATTCCTCACATTATTAGTTTCGATCGCAATGCTCGTCCGCATTTTTGGCACTCGAAGAACTCAAGTTCAGCCAATATAA
- a CDS encoding sugar phosphate nucleotidyltransferase: MKAMILAAGKGTRVRPITYTIPKPLIPILHKPVMEFLVDLLKQHDFTEIMVNVSHLAKEIESYFHDGQRFGVQIAYSFEGKIREDGELEGKALGSAGGMRRIQDFYPFFDDTFVVLCGDALIDLDLTAAVKWHREKGSLATIVTKSVPRDEVSSYGVVVTDENGRIQAFQEKPTVEEALSTNINTGIYIFEPEVLNYIPSGEEYDIGGDLFPKLVEMGAPFYAIAMDFQWVDIGKVPDYWQAIRSVLMGKVKNVPIPGTEVAPGIFTGINVAVNWDKVDITGPVYIGGMTKIEDGAKITGPAMIGRNCHICSGAHINNSVIFEYSRIADVELTDKLVFGRYCVDKDGATIDLQATSLDWLITDTRKPIENIKHPATVFAGSFKVNQLG; the protein is encoded by the coding sequence ATGAAAGCAATGATTCTGGCTGCTGGGAAAGGTACCCGAGTGCGTCCCATTACTTATACTATTCCCAAACCCTTAATTCCTATACTACACAAGCCAGTGATGGAGTTTTTGGTGGACTTGCTCAAGCAGCATGATTTCACTGAAATTATGGTCAATGTCAGCCATCTTGCCAAGGAGATTGAAAGCTATTTTCACGATGGACAAAGGTTTGGCGTCCAAATTGCCTATTCATTTGAGGGCAAGATTCGCGAGGATGGAGAATTAGAGGGAAAAGCTCTGGGTTCGGCTGGTGGGATGCGCCGAATTCAAGATTTTTATCCCTTCTTTGACGATACATTTGTAGTGCTATGTGGTGATGCACTGATCGATCTCGACCTCACCGCCGCCGTAAAATGGCATCGCGAAAAAGGCTCCCTCGCCACGATCGTGACCAAATCGGTACCGCGCGATGAAGTTTCCAGTTATGGGGTAGTGGTCACCGATGAAAACGGTAGAATTCAAGCATTCCAAGAAAAACCCACAGTAGAAGAGGCACTGAGTACAAATATTAATACGGGGATTTATATTTTTGAGCCAGAGGTGCTCAATTACATTCCTTCTGGTGAAGAATATGATATTGGGGGCGATCTATTTCCTAAATTGGTAGAAATGGGTGCGCCTTTTTATGCGATCGCGATGGATTTTCAGTGGGTAGATATTGGCAAAGTCCCCGACTATTGGCAAGCAATTCGCAGTGTTTTAATGGGTAAAGTAAAAAATGTGCCGATTCCTGGAACTGAGGTAGCACCAGGAATTTTTACCGGAATTAATGTTGCTGTTAATTGGGACAAGGTAGATATTACTGGCCCAGTTTATATTGGTGGGATGACCAAAATCGAAGATGGAGCCAAAATTACTGGCCCAGCGATGATCGGTCGTAATTGCCATATTTGTAGTGGCGCACACATCAATAATAGTGTCATCTTTGAGTATTCTCGGATTGCTGATGTGGAGTTAACTGACAAGTTAGTATTCGGACGATATTGTGTCGATAAAGATGGTGCGACGATCGATCTCCAAGCCACTTCATTGGATTGGTTAATTACAGATACGCGCAAACCGATCGAGAATATTAAACATCCAGCCACAGTATTTGCTGGTTCTTTTAAGGTTAACCAGCTCGGTTAA